One Fimbriimonadia bacterium genomic window, TCGCTATCCTCGCAGCCATTCTCTTCCCGGTTTTCGCCCAGGCGCGAAGCCAGGCCAAGAAGATCCAGTGCTCGAACAACTTCAACCAGGTCGGCAAAGGCGTCGAGATGTATAAGGGAGACAACGGCACGAAGTTCCCACCGACGAACCTCTACCCAGCCATCAACTATTACCCTGACAAGCCTTGGACGTGGACGATTCAGCCGTATTTGAAGAGCTGGAACATCTTGAGCTGCCCGGCTGACCCGAACCAGAGAGCGGACATTCTCGAACGCAACATCGTAACGGGCGCTCCTTGCGCGCCCAATGATACGAATTGCAAGTACTACGGCCGCGGTACGTTAGCAAATGTCGGCCTCAACATGCAGTACCTATCTCCGCTGTGGCGCGTAAACGGCGTTGACATGGCCGTGCCCATCAAGGATGGGCGTATCGAAGCGCGCGCCGCCATGATCATGGCTGTTGATAGCATCTGGGACCGAGATCCGAACAACGGCGCTCCAAAGGGGGGCGGTAACTGGGCGCTCGATCCACCCGCCAGGCTCACGACGGACGGCAAAGATACGATGGAGATCCCCACCGACGGCTCCGTACAGACGTTCTGGTGGTTCGAGGGCTGGAAGCCTAGTGATCCACTGGCATGGAATGTGTACGGCGGCTCCTGGCCGTGGCACGGTGACCTTGTCAACGTGATCTTCACCGACACCCACGTGAAGACGATGAAGATCCCGCAGATCGCCGCGGGGTGCGAGGTCAAGGACAAGTGGACCGGCCGTATCTTCGACCGAGATGCCTACCTGTGGGATAGGAAATAGGGATGAAGAAGAACGTCAGCCCTTGGTGGATCGTCGTCATCGCGGTGATCGTTCTCGGTGGCGTCTGGCTGATCGCCCAGAAGGTCGGGGCCGGTTCTGACCAACACTCGACCCAATCCGCGCTGGATGAGATGGCCAAGCAGAAGGCGCCGGGAGAGCACGAGCCGCTCCAAGAAGGCGGTGTCCTGCCGGGCTCTGGCATGGTCGCCCCGTCAGTCAAGGGTAGCCGGTAGCGACTGGACACAGTGTCTGTAGGCGGAGGATTCCGCGATGTGCAGCCCCTGCCCAAGCTCGGACCGAGCTTGGACAGGGTTGCCCATGATCAGGGCTGTCCGCCTACCAGCGTGACGGGCCCTGAGCTGAGAGGTTGATCAGAACTAGGCTCAGATCTGCGAGATCGATAGATCCGTCGCAGTTCACGTCACAGGCTAGGTGGTAGGATTCCCAGCTCGGGGGGCAAGAGCCCCGTACAGTAGAGCCGAGGTGCAGGAGCACAAGTGACACATCGCTGAGCGCCACTGAGGCGTCGAGGTCAACGTCTCCGCTCGCCACTGAGGAGGGGCCAAGTACGGTCTGCTGGTTCTCAGTCAACAAGACGCCCTGTCCTAGACAGGTGGGCACGAAGGGGTGCCCGAGGCCGCGAAGGTAAGTCTGCCCGTAGTCGTCCTGCCCGTCGGAGCAGGTCCACTTCGCCACGTGGTAATGCCGGGGGAAGATGTAGACGTCATAGGTTCCCGGTTGCAGGTGTCTCACATCGTATGAGAGGCGCGGTGCTGAGTCGTCGGGTGTAAGCGCCACGGTCTCAACAATGATGGGCCTAAGCTCGCCGGGTGCCGTGAGAACGATGTCCGCACTTAGCGACCAATATGTCCACCATAGCGACTCAGGCGTGATCTCCGGTACAAAGCCCGAGTCCTCACGGAAGTAATTGTCACGATTGTCTCCCGCCCAGCCGCTGATGCAGATGGAGCCGGTCAGGCGCCCCCCACCTAGTCCAGACTGCTGCGGAAGCTCGTACAGCGCAAACGAGGGCCGGTAGATGCTTGACCCAGGCAACTCGTTCCCGAACCACCCGCTGGAGAACCACCTGACTATGTTTGTCGAGTAGCTAGCCGCCGCGTACGCCCAGGTCTCGAAGTCTTCCCAATCCGAATCGTCGGTGAACCGGATGCCGAGGCTGCGGTTGCTCCCGCCAGGCGCACCAGTGCAAATGTTCAGTGGATCGTCCGTCCCGTGCACGGTCATCCAGTACGCTCCAGCGTCAAGGCTTATGCCTGAGCTCTGCTGCGTAAAGTCAACAACGAGGTAGAGCACAGATTGGTCCACGAACCACACTGCGTTTGGGCTGTAGTAGGTGGCCGTCCACACGGCGTCGCCGGATTCGTCGCGGGACGCAGACTCGATCAGCTGTCCAGGCACGCCGTCGTTGTCCGCGTAGATCCGTACGCTGACTGCATCAGGTGCCCCCGCTCGAACGGCAAGCTGCAATAGGTCAACGCGGGCGGACGAGCGCAGGACGAATCGCATGGCGTAACGTGAGTCCGCGGACGAAACAACGTACGGGACGATTGGGGTTAGGTCGGGGTCTGACGCGTCGGGTGGCGCATAGGGCCTCTGCACGGCGTTGGAGTCCCACGGAAGTGCGACTTCGGGGGCTCCCGATGAGAAGAGCAGGTGGTGCTTGGACGGATCATCAGATCTGCTTAGAACCACCATGCTAAGCATTGCGATCAGCATGTGAAGTTTCATCACGATCTCCTATCGAGATTCCTAACAACCCTGGCCCAATAGTTTGGGTACACGACGTGGCTAGAGGCCTCAGTCCCATTGAGTATACCTAAGCTGAGACTGGTATGCAAAGTTGGAAGGTCGCATTCCGAGCCGACGTGTAGGAGGGCTCCAACCCTTGGTGGATCGTCGTCATCGCGGTCATCGTTCTCGGCGGAGCCTGGCTCATAGCCCAGAAGGTGGGTATTGGAGGCGGACAGCACAAGACCGAGTCCACTCTCGATGAGCTGGCTAAGCAGAAGTCTCCGGTCGACGCTCCTCCTCTCGAGGAGGGGGGCGTCGTGCCGGGGTCTGGGATGCTGGCTCCTTCTTCGAAGGGTAGCCGGTAAGGGCTTCGAGGTACTTTCATCTCTGGCCGGGCGCCCCTCCCAGGGCGCCCGGTCTTCTATGTTTTCAATGCTTCGGTATCAGAGCGCAGCGGCGATGCCGAAGCACGGAAGCGGATGCTTTGGTGAAGATCAGGTACATCCTCGAGAATCCCGTCAGGCGTGGGCTGGTGGAACAGGAAACGGAGTATGGGTTCTCTAGCGCGAAGCTCCTCGTCGGGAGACTATGGGACGAGGAGGACGGCCTGACGCTGGATGCAGTGGCGAGGCTGGGCGATGGGTAACGGGACCAATTGGGCCTCGACGTTCGGCTGCCGGGTGGTCTGAGGGCGGTAGCCTTGAGGTAGTCGGCAGCCGCAACGTCTAGGCATGCGAAAAGCATGGAAAGCATAGAAGCATGGAAGGAGGAGTCTCCACTGCTCTTGCAGGGGAGACTTGTCGTTGCGCAGCCCCAGCCCATCGCCCGGCGCGTGCAATTCGCCTGCGCATACATCGTGCGGAATGGTAGCGGGGCCGTCAGGGTGTCGACGTCTACCAGCGGTGCGGGCCGGTTTGGGCGAAGTTGTTCAGGACAACGTTCAGGTCCGCAATGTCGATGACCCCGCTGTAATCGGCATCAATGCTGGAGTAGTAGCTGTTCCACCCTGAAGGCGGACAGCCCGAGTCCATCAGTACCGTGGCTCCGAAACGTAGCAGGGCGAAGCTGAGATCGGCCATGCCGACTTCGCAGTCCAGGTCGCCGTCGCCGTTAGCCATTGTGATCTGGCCCAGGTCGGTGTCCTGGCACGCTGCGATCTGGACGTTGGGGAGTGCCAGAGGAACGTGGCCGTGGCCCATCCCCCGGTAGGGTGTCTGCGTAAGGTTGTCGCACTTCCAGCGGCCGACCAAGTGGTGACGGGAGTAGATCCGAACCTCGTACTCGCCGACCGCCACCCGACCTGAGGACACGGGCATCTCGACTCCTGCTTTCCCGAGAGGTAGGCCCAACGCCAACGTGTCCACGATGAACGGACGGCCCGTCTCCGGTTCGCAGTACAGCACGTCAACGACCAGGTGCCAGTCTCGGTTGTAACGCAGCCCTTCCGGGGTGAGCGCTGGCGGGTCTTGGATCCCTGCCGAATCTTCGCGGAAATACCTGTTACGGTAGGGGTCAGCGGGCACCGCCCAACCGTCCACCACCAGCGACGCCTTGAGCAGGCCCCCCTGCATGAGGTCTTCGAGTGCGTAGGCAATGCGGTACTTGGATGTGTCAGGGAGTTCATTGGGCCTGACGCCCCCGGGTGTTAGTGCCGTCGAGTACCCAGGCATCTGCCACTGCGTGCCCGGCTCGGGCTGGTCCACCAGGGTCCACTGCTGTCCATTCCACATCCACGTGCCAGCTGTGGCCTTCGGTTGCCCGCCCGCAGACCCTGCATACAGCGCCAGCGGTGCATCGGCCCCCGCGACCGTCATCCAGTAAGTGCCGGGATCCAGAACGAGATCCGGGCTGAAGCTCAAGTCAACACCTACCATCGACTGAAGACGCAACTGGGCCCAGTAGTCGACGTTGTTTGCAGTGCGAGCCAGCCCGATCGCTGGGGAGGCCGCTCTTGACGAGCCTGGCACCTGCTGCGGTGACGGCGCGCCAGCCTGATCGTAGAAGACGCGTAGTTCGACCTGTGCCGGGAATCCATTGCCGTAGGCCAGGTCGGCATACACTCGGAGCTTGGTCAGGTGGTAGGCCGTGCCTGCTGGCGGCAGCGTGAACTGAAACGCAGCAGCCGGCAACTCCGCACCAGAGACGATGCGCGGCACGCCCACTTCGGGGTCTGACGGGTCCGGCGAGGGTCCTACCAGGGCAATGTCCGGTGGGCCGGACGACGCTACGACTCTCCCCCATGGGCAATCGTCGGCGTAAGCCGTGCAGACGACGCACAAGAGAGCTATGGGAAAGCAATTCCGCATGTAGTCCTACTTCCGTTCGATTATTGTACACGACACTAACATAAACTCATCAGTGCCGCCGTATCGTACCGTGCTCCTAGTGTATCATCTGTGGGTGAGAATTGGTCAAGATAGATAGTACGTTTACTTACTTAGTATGGCCAGACGAGTCGCTGGTGCCAGCAGCAGGACGTGCTGCGATAGAGGCGAAGCTCTCGTCTCGTGCTCAACCGCAGGTTGACTACGGAGCGGTTCTCCGTTGGAGGGCGTCAGAGGCCCGCCGCAGTGGGTGCTGCGTTCACCCTCGTCGAGCTCCTAGTGGTCGTAGCCGTGCTCGCCATCCTCGCCTCCATGCTGTTCCCTGTGTTCGGCCAGGCGAGGGAACAGGCCAAGCGTGCGCAGGACATCAGCAACCTCCGTCAGTGCGCCCACGCGATCTTCATGTACCGCGACGACAACGGCAACCGTTGCGTGCCCGTCAACTCGTGGGGATTCGGCTCTCCCTTCTTCGGCGCATGGCATGGGCCAGGAAGGAGCGAGCACGACATGCCCTGGCCGGAGAACGTCCAGCCGTACGCGAAGTCCTGGGGCGTCTTTCGCTGTCCTGCGGACCCTAACACCAACGACGAGATGCTGTCCCGGCACCCAACCACCGACGCCTACATTCCGCCGACAGAGACGGCGCTGCGCCACTGGGCGTGGGCCTGGCGCTCCAGCTACGGGCTCAACTACAACTGGCTCTCATACCCCGTGACCTTTGACCAAGCGGCAACCATGAAGAACGTGGCTTGGTCGTCTATAGGTTCTCCCGCAAGGACGATTCTGCTCGTGGACTCGATCGGAGGGCGCGAGGTCTCGGGACGACCGCGCGGTGGCGGTAGCTGGGCGGTGGATGCTCCTGCTGCTCTCCCCGACCTGCGGGCTTGGCTCGGTGGCTGGAGATGCTACTACCCGCCCAACAACGGCGACCCGAATAGCCCAGGCTGCAAGGCACTGTGGAACGCGTGGGGCGGCTGCTTCCCGTTCTTCAGCGGCGGCCAGGTGTTCAACCTGTCGTTCGCGGACGGACATGCGAGCGGTCAGAGGCTGGGGCAGCTCATCCGCGGCGTCAACCCATTCCAGAGGCATATCCTGGACCTAGACGAGTATCAGTGGGACACTATAAGGTAGAGGCGCAAGGATGAAGCAGAGTCTTGACCCGAAGGTTGTCGCGCTCATCATCATCGTAGTGGTTGTCGTAGCCGGCGTGATCGTGTGGAAGTACGCATCGCCTGCCGGCCCCGGCAGCGGGACGTACGAAGTGATCAAGGAGTCCGACATGCCGGCTCCTGGCGAGGGCGCCCTGCCGCCCTCGCCGATTCCCGGTACCGCCGGCGCACCCGGCGGCGGCCAAGCCAAAGGCGGTCAGTGAAAGAGTTAGCCCTCCCTCTCCTCCGGGAAGGGAGGGCTGATGGCTCTCGACAGCCGAAGCGGTATGCTACCGCGGCTGCAGCGAATCGAGCCGTTTTGCCATCTCTAGCACGGCGGATCGCTGCGTCTCGACGTTGGTGCTCACATCTATCCGGGTCTCTTCCACCTGCTTTTGCACTGCACGAATCCCGTCACCACCCACGCCACCGCCGGGAGCGAGTGTGCTCAGGATAGTCGCAGCTTCCGAAAGTCTCTCCTGTGCTTTGCCGAAGTTGCGCTCTTCGAGATCGGCCGCCGTTCGATACAGGAGCGATCGAGCCAGTGCCACGTCCCGCTGCTCAGTGACCTTAGCCAGGTTCTCCTGGGCCGCGTCCAACTGGGTGCGGAGGTCGCCCACTTGGCTACGGCCGTTCACAAAGCCGATCACGTATAGCACTATAGCGATTGCGATGCCCACCAACACCAAAATCAGCGTGCGACGCGACTTCGGCGCAATGTCCGGGCTCTGTTCCGCGCTCTTCTGCTCCATGCTTCACCTCCTCTACCAGTGAGAATACCCCTGACGGGCCTAACGAGGTAGAGTCTCCGCGCCGACGCGAGCAATCCACTCGCGGGTCCACTCCACGGCATCCAGGCCTAGATCACAGATGCAGGTGGCGAGAAACACTATGCCTTCGATGCGACCGGTCCGGAGCCATCGCATTCCCATCTCACACTGATGCTGCATGTGCTCGACCGGCATGGGTGTGTTGGTGCCGTAGTCCCACATGTAGCACCCTAACACCTTGCGCACTTTCGGCGCGAACGCTTCGAACCGCGCGAACGAGTCTGCCAGGGTTGTTAGGTCCTCCGCACGCCACGTCCAGAAGGTCGCAATATCGGCGTTTGCAAGGTGTGATAGTATAGGCTGATCGAGGTTCTGACGATACACTACCACCCACAGGTCCAGCGGTCTGCGTGTGCTTTGCAGACTGGAGCGAAAGCGAGATAGGTCATCGGCGCTGAAGCGTGCGAAGCTGCCATCCGGCTTCGGATCGAAGAACAGGTCGTCCATGATAGCGCCGACCACGTTGGGGTGCCTTTCACATAGGCTTACGACCTCGTCCAGATCGGTGTTAGTATCGTTGCGGGTGCTGCCCGCGTCGCCCACGATGGACCACACGACCCTGTCTAGGTGGTCGTACCTCTTCGCGACTGGTTCGAACGGCGGGGCAGGGTCTCCACCATATACTACCATTATGAGGTTAGGGACACCCATGTACTCGCATGCCTGCGCCGGGGTGATGGTGGACTCG contains:
- a CDS encoding prepilin-type N-terminal cleavage/methylation domain-containing protein; the encoded protein is MRRGFTLIELLVVIAIIAILAAILFPVFAQARSQAKKIQCSNNFNQVGKGVEMYKGDNGTKFPPTNLYPAINYYPDKPWTWTIQPYLKSWNILSCPADPNQRADILERNIVTGAPCAPNDTNCKYYGRGTLANVGLNMQYLSPLWRVNGVDMAVPIKDGRIEARAAMIMAVDSIWDRDPNNGAPKGGGNWALDPPARLTTDGKDTMEIPTDGSVQTFWWFEGWKPSDPLAWNVYGGSWPWHGDLVNVIFTDTHVKTMKIPQIAAGCEVKDKWTGRIFDRDAYLWDRK
- a CDS encoding prepilin-type N-terminal cleavage/methylation domain-containing protein, producing the protein MGAAFTLVELLVVVAVLAILASMLFPVFGQAREQAKRAQDISNLRQCAHAIFMYRDDNGNRCVPVNSWGFGSPFFGAWHGPGRSEHDMPWPENVQPYAKSWGVFRCPADPNTNDEMLSRHPTTDAYIPPTETALRHWAWAWRSSYGLNYNWLSYPVTFDQAATMKNVAWSSIGSPARTILLVDSIGGREVSGRPRGGGSWAVDAPAALPDLRAWLGGWRCYYPPNNGDPNSPGCKALWNAWGGCFPFFSGGQVFNLSFADGHASGQRLGQLIRGVNPFQRHILDLDEYQWDTIR